The Paenibacillus sophorae genome has a segment encoding these proteins:
- a CDS encoding peroxiredoxin, with translation MAERLVGKQAPDFTMETVSGDGKEFGKVSLSDYRGKWLVFFFYPLDFTFVCPTEITALSEAADQFTALDTEILGVSIDSVHSHKAWINASKDVGGLGQLKFPLASDITKKVASDYGVLIEEEGIALRGLFIIDPEGELKYQVVNHNDVGRSVEETLRVLQALQSGGLCPMNWKPGDKNL, from the coding sequence ATGGCAGAACGTTTGGTAGGCAAACAGGCTCCCGATTTCACTATGGAAACCGTATCGGGAGACGGTAAAGAATTTGGCAAAGTTAGCTTGTCCGACTATCGCGGCAAATGGCTCGTATTTTTCTTCTATCCTCTGGATTTCACTTTCGTGTGCCCGACTGAAATTACGGCGCTCAGCGAAGCAGCCGACCAATTCACGGCGCTTGATACCGAGATTCTTGGCGTAAGCATCGATTCCGTACACAGCCACAAGGCTTGGATCAACGCTTCGAAAGATGTGGGCGGTCTTGGACAGCTGAAGTTCCCGCTTGCTTCGGACATTACGAAGAAGGTAGCCAGCGATTACGGCGTATTGATCGAAGAAGAAGGTATCGCGCTTCGCGGTCTCTTCATTATCGATCCGGAAGGCGAACTGAAATACCAAGTGGTTAACCATAACGATGTAGGCCGCAGCGTAGAAGAAACTCTGCGTGTGCTGCAGGCGCTGCAATCGGGCGGATTGTGCCCTATGAACTGGAAACCGGGCGACAAGAACCTGTAA
- a CDS encoding FeoB-associated Cys-rich membrane protein, with product MMSVLINILIAAAIFGYSGWILYRHVQKGKQGACAGCDKGKSCPGASNDFSQTCCSTQNNVPPSGLHHSNQAGL from the coding sequence ATGATGAGCGTATTGATTAATATATTGATTGCTGCCGCTATCTTCGGTTATTCCGGCTGGATTCTCTATCGCCATGTGCAAAAAGGGAAACAGGGCGCATGTGCCGGATGTGACAAAGGAAAAAGCTGTCCGGGCGCGTCCAATGACTTTTCACAGACCTGCTGCAGTACTCAAAATAACGTTCCGCCATCCGGACTACACCATAGCAATCAAGCTGGATTGTAA
- the leuB gene encoding 3-isopropylmalate dehydrogenase — MSEVKKIAVIAGDGIGPEVVAEAEKVLKVTEEVFGYKFETEHALFGGIAIDEKGTPLPAETLDICKSADAVLLGAVGGPKWDTNPKELRPETGLLGIRKALGLFSNLRPAVVFDCLKDASTLKPEVLEGTDLIVVRELTGGIYFGEKFRRQSEQGEEAVDTCAYNVTEVERIARQAFEIAGKRRGKLASVDKANVLETSRLWREVVIRVAADYPNVELEHVLVDNCAMQLLRRPSSFDVIVTENMFGDILSDEAAMLTGSIGMLASASLGEGSYGLYEPVHGSAPDIAGQGLANPIATILSLALMFRLTFGYEDAAAAIEAAVAQVLDAGHRTSDIAVDKSKAISTSEMGDLIVAAIRK; from the coding sequence ATGAGCGAAGTTAAAAAAATCGCCGTAATCGCTGGGGACGGCATTGGTCCCGAAGTTGTGGCGGAAGCGGAAAAAGTATTGAAAGTAACCGAGGAAGTATTCGGCTACAAATTTGAGACCGAGCACGCGCTGTTCGGCGGTATCGCAATCGACGAGAAGGGCACTCCGCTGCCCGCGGAAACGCTTGATATCTGCAAAAGCGCGGACGCTGTGCTGCTGGGCGCCGTCGGCGGTCCCAAGTGGGACACCAATCCGAAGGAGCTTCGTCCGGAGACCGGACTTTTGGGTATCCGCAAAGCGCTGGGGCTGTTCTCGAATCTCCGTCCCGCAGTCGTATTCGACTGCCTGAAGGATGCCTCCACGCTGAAGCCGGAAGTGCTTGAAGGAACGGACCTGATCGTCGTACGCGAGCTGACCGGCGGTATTTACTTCGGTGAGAAGTTCCGCCGTCAAAGCGAGCAGGGGGAAGAAGCGGTTGACACCTGCGCATACAATGTAACCGAAGTGGAGCGCATCGCCCGCCAGGCGTTCGAAATTGCCGGGAAGCGCCGGGGCAAGCTGGCTTCCGTAGACAAAGCGAACGTGCTGGAAACGTCGCGCCTGTGGCGTGAAGTGGTTATCCGGGTTGCGGCAGACTATCCGAACGTGGAACTGGAGCATGTGCTGGTTGACAACTGCGCCATGCAGCTGCTGCGCCGTCCGTCCAGCTTCGACGTCATCGTCACCGAGAACATGTTCGGCGATATTTTGAGCGACGAAGCCGCAATGCTCACAGGTTCCATCGGCATGTTGGCCTCCGCTTCGCTGGGCGAAGGAAGCTACGGCCTCTATGAGCCGGTGCACGGCTCCGCTCCAGACATCGCAGGACAAGGATTGGCCAATCCAATTGCCACAATCCTCTCGCTTGCTCTGATGTTCCGTCTGACTTTCGGCTATGAAGACGCGGCCGCTGCAATCGAAGCCGCAGTAGCGCAGGTGCTTGATGCAGGGCATCGTACCAGCGATATTGCTGTAGACAAGAGCAAGGCGATCAGCACGAGCGAGATGGGCGACCTGATTGTCGCAGCTATCCGCAAATAA
- a CDS encoding ATP-binding protein: MLHEIHESRLLSPRSFQAGLLDSTYENVLEHIDSGVMLFDEEGVLTFVNARAYGMLELQRYALAGCTVVDLLTHLSLSRSKKRQLLHIYRETVDKGKTMYEFMDEYGRYWEVNASFGADMNGSYLFIFKEISDYKKIEQTAYQNDNLAMLGKLSASIAHEIRNPLTAIRGFIQLLRPHLQGLGKEEYAKIILAEIDRANDIIHEFLSSSKPSSPQAGIISISALLKEVILLTESEVLMKGCQIVLNVLASDLYISVDVKQIKQVLINMIRNALEAISDRLDDTTGKIELGAYREGGEVRITVSDNGKGMDVCTMSHLFNQFFTTKENGTGLGLSVSDRIIKNHGGRISVSSRINEGTSFVISLPLNPGFTA, encoded by the coding sequence GTGCTACATGAAATTCACGAAAGTCGGCTTCTGTCGCCGCGATCGTTCCAAGCCGGGCTTCTGGACAGTACATATGAAAATGTTCTGGAGCATATTGACAGTGGAGTCATGCTTTTTGATGAAGAAGGAGTTCTAACCTTTGTAAATGCTCGGGCGTACGGAATGCTTGAACTCCAGCGCTATGCGCTGGCAGGATGCACTGTAGTCGATTTGTTGACACATCTTTCTTTGAGCCGCAGCAAGAAGAGACAACTGCTGCATATTTATCGGGAGACGGTTGACAAAGGGAAAACGATGTATGAGTTTATGGACGAGTATGGCCGCTATTGGGAGGTAAACGCGTCTTTTGGCGCGGATATGAACGGCAGCTACTTATTTATTTTCAAGGAAATTTCCGATTATAAAAAGATAGAACAAACAGCTTACCAAAATGACAATCTGGCCATGCTAGGCAAATTATCCGCCTCCATTGCCCATGAAATCCGGAATCCTTTGACAGCCATTCGCGGATTTATCCAGCTGCTTCGCCCGCATCTGCAAGGACTTGGGAAGGAAGAATATGCTAAGATCATCTTGGCCGAGATCGATCGTGCCAATGATATTATTCATGAATTTCTGTCCTCGTCCAAGCCTTCCTCTCCTCAAGCCGGAATCATTTCCATTTCCGCTCTGTTGAAAGAAGTCATACTGCTGACAGAAAGCGAAGTATTGATGAAGGGCTGCCAGATCGTTCTTAATGTTTTAGCCAGTGACTTGTATATTTCCGTAGATGTGAAGCAGATTAAGCAGGTCCTGATCAATATGATACGAAACGCCCTTGAGGCTATCTCCGACCGCTTGGACGATACCACAGGGAAGATTGAGCTTGGAGCGTATAGAGAAGGCGGAGAGGTGCGGATAACCGTCTCCGATAACGGTAAAGGCATGGATGTATGCACCATGAGCCATCTGTTCAACCAGTTCTTCACTACAAAGGAGAATGGCACGGGGCTGGGGCTTTCCGTCAGCGATCGAATCATCAAAAACCATGGGGGACGCATTTCCGTCAGCAGCCGGATTAATGAGGGGACCAGTTTTGTGATATCGCTTCCGCTGAACCCCGGATTTACCGCATAA
- a CDS encoding FeoA family protein, whose protein sequence is MIATVCHVLQMQPGSAGAIQGIEGMDPILRRRLADLGVSEGCTVCLKGKGPFMGPVMLECNGQLLAIRRKEASKIVVNVS, encoded by the coding sequence ATGATTGCTACAGTTTGCCACGTACTGCAAATGCAACCGGGTTCCGCCGGCGCTATTCAAGGAATAGAAGGAATGGATCCTATCCTGCGCCGCCGTCTCGCCGATCTGGGAGTTTCGGAAGGCTGCACCGTCTGTCTTAAAGGAAAAGGTCCGTTCATGGGTCCGGTTATGTTGGAATGCAACGGACAATTGCTCGCCATCCGCCGGAAAGAAGCCTCGAAAATTGTGGTGAACGTGTCATGA
- the feoB gene encoding ferrous iron transport protein B, with amino-acid sequence MSSIALLGNPNTGKTSLFNTLTSSYEYVGNWAGVTVEKKVGDLKNGAGTLIDLPGIYSLHPLSRDEGVATQYLLEESPEALVNIVDASQLERNLLLTVQLLEYGRPTVIGLNMIDVAKARGIKVHPDVLQSKLGVTVLPLVARTGKGTAQVLSMLENSADIPAVNFKLDYGLIVEQAIASIEQELRQEPGLPNHRWVALQLLEQNPVILEFLKGRADADKLLAIRENCQNELQNSKLALTLPQWIRSIRTDYIRSLCLDALDTSGIKPHNLTERLDSILTNRYLGLPIFLAFMYVLFKTTFEWVGAPLSDLLDGLIAGPISSGATSFLDTVGASEFVHALIIDGIIGGVGGVLVFVPQIFILFLIISFVEDSGYMARVSLVVDSIMERMGLNGKAFIPFIIGFGCNVPAVMAARSIEQPKERMLTTLLLPLMSCSARLPVYLLFAAVFFPENQAAVIMTMYALGVVFALLLCKLFSKYLFKNESSVFVIELPPYRMPQLKSLSRSTWEKGKGFLRKAGTIILAGSVIIWIMSYAGPAGLNVDMDNSFLAKFGGLVAPLLQPLGFGNWQAGSTLVPGFLAKEVVVSTMNIIYHAPEAAGLEAQISQSFTPLSSVSFMVFILLYTPCLATVGVIKKETASWKWTFFSIAYAVVLAYLVSLVVYQGGRLLGWA; translated from the coding sequence ATGAGCTCTATCGCACTTCTCGGGAACCCCAATACCGGAAAGACATCCCTTTTTAATACATTGACTTCTTCTTATGAATATGTTGGCAACTGGGCAGGTGTAACGGTTGAGAAAAAGGTCGGCGACCTGAAAAACGGCGCAGGCACGCTCATTGATTTGCCCGGCATTTATTCCCTTCATCCGCTGTCGCGCGACGAAGGCGTTGCAACCCAATATCTGCTTGAAGAGTCGCCGGAGGCGCTCGTCAACATCGTCGACGCTTCGCAGCTTGAACGTAATCTGCTGCTGACTGTCCAACTGCTCGAATATGGCAGGCCGACCGTTATCGGACTCAATATGATCGACGTAGCCAAAGCCAGAGGCATTAAGGTGCATCCGGACGTTCTGCAATCCAAGCTCGGCGTTACCGTGCTTCCACTGGTCGCAAGAACGGGCAAAGGCACCGCGCAGGTGCTGAGCATGCTGGAGAACTCCGCGGATATCCCGGCTGTGAACTTCAAGCTGGATTATGGATTAATCGTCGAACAAGCCATTGCCTCCATTGAACAGGAGCTAAGGCAAGAGCCCGGCCTTCCCAATCATCGTTGGGTTGCCCTCCAGCTTTTGGAGCAAAATCCGGTTATCCTGGAATTCCTCAAGGGCCGCGCGGATGCGGACAAACTGCTTGCTATTCGTGAAAATTGCCAGAATGAGCTTCAAAACAGCAAGTTGGCGCTTACCCTTCCTCAATGGATTCGCTCTATTCGAACCGATTATATCCGCTCGCTTTGTCTTGACGCTCTGGATACATCCGGCATTAAACCCCATAACTTGACGGAACGGCTTGATTCCATCCTTACGAATCGTTATCTCGGACTGCCGATATTCCTTGCGTTTATGTATGTACTGTTTAAAACGACCTTCGAATGGGTTGGCGCACCGCTGTCCGATTTGCTGGACGGCCTCATTGCCGGTCCGATCAGCTCGGGGGCAACTTCGTTTCTTGATACTGTCGGGGCATCCGAGTTCGTACATGCACTAATCATTGACGGCATTATAGGCGGCGTAGGCGGCGTCCTCGTCTTTGTCCCGCAAATCTTCATTCTGTTCCTGATCATTTCCTTTGTAGAAGATTCCGGGTATATGGCCCGCGTCAGTCTGGTCGTAGACAGTATAATGGAGCGGATGGGACTAAACGGCAAAGCATTTATTCCATTCATCATCGGTTTCGGCTGCAACGTGCCTGCCGTTATGGCCGCGCGAAGCATTGAACAGCCCAAAGAGCGGATGCTGACTACTCTGCTGCTTCCTCTTATGTCATGTTCTGCCAGACTTCCGGTCTACCTGCTGTTTGCCGCTGTCTTTTTCCCGGAAAATCAAGCGGCTGTCATTATGACGATGTATGCTTTGGGAGTGGTGTTCGCGCTGCTGCTGTGCAAGCTCTTCTCCAAGTATTTGTTCAAGAACGAGTCCTCGGTATTCGTAATCGAGCTTCCTCCCTATCGTATGCCGCAGCTTAAGTCGCTGTCGCGCAGCACCTGGGAAAAAGGAAAAGGCTTCCTTCGCAAAGCGGGGACGATTATTCTGGCCGGTTCGGTAATTATCTGGATCATGTCTTACGCCGGACCTGCAGGGTTAAATGTGGATATGGACAACAGCTTCCTCGCCAAATTCGGCGGTCTCGTCGCACCTCTTCTTCAGCCACTTGGCTTTGGAAACTGGCAGGCAGGTTCAACATTGGTTCCAGGCTTCCTTGCCAAAGAAGTTGTCGTTTCAACGATGAACATTATCTATCACGCGCCGGAGGCCGCCGGACTGGAAGCGCAGATTTCCCAGTCGTTCACGCCTCTCAGCTCGGTAAGCTTTATGGTCTTCATTCTACTGTATACGCCTTGTCTTGCTACGGTGGGTGTAATTAAGAAAGAAACAGCTTCCTGGAAATGGACTTTCTTCTCCATAGCCTATGCCGTTGTCCTGGCCTATTTGGTAAGTCTGGTTGTCTATCAGGGTGGACGGCTCCTTGGATGGGCCTAA